The following are from one region of the Ptychodera flava strain L36383 chromosome 15, AS_Pfla_20210202, whole genome shotgun sequence genome:
- the LOC139150795 gene encoding uncharacterized protein codes for MAFQNLPSIPSFSVHTDTGSIGPRWEKYVRKIENTFVAFKVTDDKQKRALLLHYAGDEVSDISDTLSDTGVDYKTARDKLQSYFLPKRNIEYERFRFRETMQDKDENVDAYNTRLQQLAATCEFHDKEQEVKSQIIRGCLSARVRRRALREELSLTQLLDLARSFEVSESQAQGMEKPSETASVNAIKQQRSQTTKRKQYRSQASRQNNRSQASGQNNKCYNCGGKYPHDKACPAKGKSCNFCKKQNHFAKCCRSRGERATKVKVKAVRHETDSSEGEYVFSVNPQAICKDRRPAATVNLNNTVLPVLIDTGATINVMSYSTYERLHRKPK; via the coding sequence ATGGCTTTCCAGAATCTGCCATCAATCCCAAGTTTCTCAGTTCATACAGATACAGGATCAATTGGTCCACGATGGGAGAAGTAtgtaagaaaaattgaaaatacatttgtagCATTCAAAGTAACCGACGACAAACAGAAACGCGCCCTTTTACTCCACTACGCTGGAGATGAAGTGTCGGATATATCTGATACACTGTCAGATACGGGTGTCGACTACAAGACAGCTCGTGACAAATTACAGTCCTACTTCTTGCCAAAACGCAACATCGAATATGAACGTTTTAGATTCAGAGAAACCATGCAAGACAAAGATGAAAATGTAGATGCATATAACACAAGGCTACAACAGCTAGCGGCAACTTGTGAATTCCATGACAAGGAACAGGAAGTTAAGTCACAGATAATTCGTGGATGCTTATCTGCTCGAGTAAGACGCCGTGCACTACGTGAAGAGCTATCACTCACGCAACTGCTTGATTTAGCAAGATCATTTGAAGTTTCTGAGTCTCAAGCACAAGGTATGGAGAAACCCAGTGAGACGGCATCTGTCAATGCTATAAAACAGCAACGCAGTCAAACAACCAAGCGTAAACAATATAGGTCTCAGGCATCTAGACAAAACAACAGGTCTCAGGCATctggacaaaacaataaatgCTATAACTGTGGAGGAAAATACCCCCATGACAAAGCATGCCCTGCCAAAGGAAAGTCATGCAACTTCTGCAAAAAACAGAACCACTTCGCAAAGTGTTGCAGATCAAGAGGTGAGCGAGCaaccaaggtcaaggtcaaggcAGTGAGACATGAAACTGACAGCTCAGAAGGAGAGTATGTCTTCAGTGTAAATCCACAGGCTATATGCAAAGACCGAAGACCGGCGGCAACAGTTAACCTGAACAACACAGTTCTTCCAGTACTCATAGACACCGGTGCTACAATCAATGTTATGAGTTACTCAACTTACGAGCGCCTACACAGAAAACCAAAATGA